tcaatcttAAAGCCAAAAATTATGTCTGCGGTTCCTACCACTTTTTGAGTTCCAACttgatctttatatatatatatatatatatatatatatatatatatatatatatatatatatatatatatatatatatatatatatatatatatatatatgactttaaGCGATATTTTTTAAATCTTTGCGTTAAGTATAAGCATTTTAGCCATAACGTGTCATGACAAACTTTTTTCCATGTGTTTGACCTATAATATCATAGGTTTGACCTACAAACATGCAACTTTATACTacgaaaatgtaaaaaaaataataataattaaaaaaaaacgatAATTTCGTAAATTTGACTAGCAAAAATCATGAGATTTTttgttaatatatttttaatttttaattattattattatttatttttttgaggTACCAATCTTTAAAGAACATTTTTAGAACACAAGAGAGCTTATATGTTAGCACGAAGTATTAGATTAAGAGAGAAAAAAAGTTGTTGGTTTATCTAATGAAAGTAAAAATAATCAAAAAGAATTATATAAGTTTGACTTGCAATTATTGTCTATTCGCAAACGTCATGAGTTTTTCTTAATAGACAAAAGTGTAAAATTAGTCTGTAGGGTTTGCAAAAAACTATGGATAAAGTCCAAAAAATGTTTGACTTGAATGAAAGATCCAAAATCAAAAAACTTGATTTTGGTcctaaaaaacttaaaaaaactattttgcccttttaatatattctttatttttttatatttattttaatactttattaattagaaattaaaagCAAAAAAATTGGACTTCcttatctctctttctctctaaccTAACTAAAGTTGGCCAGATGCCTCTTCTGTCTTCATCTCAAAAATCTTTCATACGAGACCAAGCCATCTTCCACCTCTGGCCAGGCCTCCACATGCGACAACTTAATATCGCGTATTTGACTTCTTCACCCATTCGACAccttctgcaactcttttaaggacAAACATGGCGACTCGATGGGGTTGTGTGCACCCGATTTTCTCCTTGATGGTGTACCTTGCTTCTACTAGCTACTGAGTCGCCCGAGTTGTCCGAAACCCGTTTCTCCGACCACCACAAGAACCTAGTAGTCGTATACAGCTTGGagtaattctttttttaatttgtcAGGCTTTAGGGTTTTCAGAGAGGGTTTATGGTTTGATTTCGAGATCGAAGATGAGGGCTTTAGGGTTTTCAGAAGCGATCATTGGGGTAACTGATGGTTTAGGATTTGATATTTCCAGGTGCTCTTCGAAATATGTTTGATGATGAAACGAAGATGGATGATCAAATTGTTTCTTTGAAGAAGTTGAATTCTCGAAGCTGATGAACGAAGATTAAGGATCGAACAGTTTTGATGATTCTGTATTGGAGATTTAATCAAATTGATTTTCTATTTTGTGAAGATTGTAGTTTAGTTGAATTGTAATAGAGATTCtagttttgttttctttttctctCTAAGTCGATGATCCAAATCATCTGGTTTTAGTTAGGTATCTGTTCAGCTGAATTTTATGTTCTTATGTATGTGTGTAAGGTAGGATTAGCAGgtgatggatgatgaagaagatgagaaGGAAGTCAAAGAGGAAGGGAGAGAGAAAGCAGGGTATGATAGAAAGGGGTGGTTTGGATCATCGATGTGTGTTTTAAAAGGATGAAAATTTGCAACAAATATATCGGATTCAAGCAACAATAATGAGaggaatatgtttttttttagagagagagaaggggggggggggggggggggggaggaccAGGTGGcccaatttttttatttgtttatttttaattaatatattactaAAGAAAATGTAAGAAAAtgcaaaaaagaaaattaaaagggTAAAATCGTTCTTTTAAGTTTTCTAAGGACCAAAACcattgaatttttttaattttagaacTAAAACCACTTGATTTTGAACCGTTCatgcaagttggaaactttttggaaCTATCCACATGTTTTTGCAAACCATAGGGACTTTGGAGAGTAATTTCAACATATTTTAACCCAACTACTTAAACATGGTAAAGGTAGGACTTGGAGAGTAATTTCCCCCCGGATTATGCGTAAAACAACTAAACAATTGTTTTAAGGCCGAAATTATAGTGTTCGACATAATACAAGGACCATAAATGTAAATTAGCCTATAACTTAAGAAGGTTGCAAACGGACGACGGAAAATTTGTGAATGAAGTGAGGCATGTCGcttggttattattattattattattattattttggtcAACCTAATTGGAAAACAAATCTAAACTACAAATCCCGATCCATTCACTCGATCATACACCaataccaaaaaaataaaatacaaatttaaacctCTGTTTCATCAATCCTGTCGTCGTTCTCCTTCTTTGTCGTCTTCTTCAACTCCTGTAATTTCTTTATATTCAAGAAGAAATCAACCATTACAGTTTCATAAGAAGGCAATTTCTCGTAACCAGGGAAGTAATTTATATCAATCACCAGATACCCATCTCCTTCACCATCTCTAATCATATCGAAATTAAACAGGTGCAATCCAAGAGCCTTTCTCAGTCCCTTCGCCACCTCAACGAGGAATTCAGTCGCCGGCATCTTTAGCTCCTCACCGGAGTTATTATCGCTCCTTCCGTCAGCGATTACAGCACCTGATATCCGAGAGAAACTTATAGCACCACCGGAGTCTGATGCAATCTTCTCTATGGTGTCCTTAGATAGATCCGGCAACGAACTCCGTTTCACACATTTAACGTAGTCGTCGGCTACATAAACCTTGAAGATGGTCCCGCCGTGGTTCACAAACTGTTGCAGCACCATGGGTGGCTCCAGTTTGATTTCTTTCATTAACCCATCATGGTTGAACACCAGTGACATATCGTGCGCTTTAGTGGTCCCGTCGGCAAGCAGGGGTTTCGCTATCACCGGAAAATTCAAACCACTTGTAGTTTCGACATTTTTCAAAGACTCGGAATCTTGAACTAGGATTTGGTTTGGGATTTTGAGTTGGGGTATGTTGAGTTGAGAAACGGGTTCGAGCATGGAGATGCGGTTGTGGAGGCGTTGGATGGCGGAGAGAGGGTCGATGATGGTGGCGTTGGGGTTGTGGACGGAGAAATTCTGGAGATTGAGGTTCCATTCATCGCCGTAGACCTTGTGAAGGATGCAGTCGAAGGGAGCTTGATCGGTGAGTGGTTTTGAAACGTCGATTGATATGAAATCAATGCCTCGTTCTCTAGCGAAGTCGATGAATGATGGCACCATGAAAGCATTAATTTTTCTTGCGGGTAAAGCATAACCCACGTGAAAGAGATTCCCTTCTGTTTCGAATTCTGACATTTCGTCGACTTCtttcggagagagagagagagagagagagagagagagagagagagagagagagagagatagatggGTTTCTTCAATGAATTCACTTGGCTTTATACACGAAAGCTTCCATTTAATTCTTGAAAGAAAAGCATATTCTGCCAAATTCAATACCCACTGTTTTAGGCGTGTGAATGTAACGTGTAAATTGTAATGGAGTTGGTAtggtaaatataatatttttgaatcagtatacataaatatatctgatttttaattatattataacGATCGTATTAAAAAGGTCAATTTAGTAAAATAAATTAATCAGATAAAAACAATGTGTTAACTTAAATCGAAAATCATCGAAAATTTATTTTAGTTGTTTTAATATGAAATGAATTATTATCttgaaatttaattttttattcataTGGAATATACAAATTACTTCTGAAAATACAAAAAGATGTTAACAAAACAATCTAATTCAACATTTCTTTTCCATTAGTATAAAAGACTATTAATTTAATGCAATTTTTTAAAACTATTCATCATTTAAAGTTTCTTACACTCTAAGATATAAGATATGGATATGAACGTATCAATATGAGATCTGTGTACATGTTCCTCACTCGATTAATAGTGTAGTGGACTTTAAGACTCTGATGGGTTTTCTGTGGTAGCGCAACGAGCAATATTGTGGCAAGTCCTTCTCTCATAGGAAATGCATAATTATCATTTATGAACATATAAAGGAAATATTTATTACATGACCACCAAATGTCCAAATTGAAGATTAACAACAAATAACTTTTGATCTAGTGGTAATAAGTGATTTTTATAAATGAGAGATTATAAGTTCAAGATCTTTATAAGAAATAGcggtatttaaaagtatattagCTATAGCTAGTTTGTCGTTTAAAcggaaaataaaagaaataaaaataaaagaaataataaaTTTCGAAATTGAGAAAGAGagatgtatttaaaaaaaatgcaattttttcaaaagttggttatatgaaaaaaaaaattaagaaagtatGACTATGACCATTATTATAATAGTAAGGCCACCGTCGCTTAAAAGGCCATATAAACTTACAAATATGCCATGTCATCTAATGACCGTGAAAGTCTAGCAAATGAAGGTGGATCTAactttttattataatattaatgttTATATTAAATGTTGTACTAACTGATcaagttttttattcatatatatatatatatatatatatatatatatatatatatatatatatatatatatatatatatatatatatatagtattaaaTGAGAACACTTAAAAAGTTGAGAACGCGATAACAGATTATAATCTTCTAAATAATTAGATCTAGGGCTATTAATAATCGAGTCATTTATGTAAATTATAAAATTGACGGGTTAAATATGTAACTTTGAAATGACGATAAGGGTATAATAGAAAATCCAAATAATAGAAATAAATGGCAATTTCTATAATTCAGGTATGATATTAAATTGAATCGTTGTTTCTCTCAATTTCAATACATACTAAACCCTAATCTATTTGCTTTTTTTATTGCCGGCCGTACACCCCATCTTTTTCACATTTTGCCGCCATTGCCATCAATGTTCATATCTCATCATCGCCCGCCTTCATCCTTTTTTCCAACCTTCATCATTGATCAGAGGAGAATATGTTTTGAAACTAAAAAAGAAGCAGGAAAACAATCACCACCATTGTTGTGCGATGTCATCATCACTCGCTGCCACTACCACTGACCACCTttgaacaaccaccaccacccaagACGTTTCCGTTCACCTCCGCCGCACCTATGTTTTGCCTTTCACCGCCCCGACGATCTTCAAAATCATCACCGAATTCCCCTTTGTTCTTGATGCTTAAATCTTAGTTTTGACAAAGTCTCGTGATGTGAATAAGTTGCAGATTGGATTCACGGTAATTAGATTCACGTTCTTGATGCTTAAATCGTAGTTTTGACAAGCGCCCCAGAAAGCTCTCCCCGGTTCGCCACTTTCATTTTAACTTGCCTCGTTCTTCATTTTTCTAGGTGAATTGCAGACCACTATTCTTCATTTACACATCAACCCTATATTTCTTTGTTCTAATTCATCTTATACCAACCCTTATAATTGATGGAAGAGATAGCCATACGAAGCTATAATCAGATTCAAAGTAATAAAGTTGTGCACAaaaactgtttgatgaaatataTGAAAGAGGTAATTTGTTAATAGAAATGTATTTATTTGTGAATAGCAGTGAGATCACGTGTGAATGAGTATATTTAGTTATGATTAGAGATATTCTTTTTTTCATTTGTGAAGCATGATATTCATTTGTTAATAACAATGTATTCGTTTGTGAATAGGAGTGTAATCATGTGTGAAtgtgtgtatttatttatgattagagatattcttttatgaagaaatgataatttttatactccttttatttttagtttattcaaAAAAGGAATTTGATTACTTGTAAATTGATGTGCATTCATTTGTGATTGGAGTAGTAtcaggtttttttttttatgaatacaaATGTAATGATTTTGGGTTTGATTACTagtaattttttgaaaaaaaaaacatgaaatcggagaatttttattttgaaaaaaaaaattaattttttttagtttaaaatTTTTTCTTGATAAAAATGTTTTCTATATTCTATTAATATGAAAagtaaaaaatcaaatatttcttTCTTTTTTGGTAACTAATCCTAAATTTAAGGGAATCTGattcaattttatttattttaattaattaaaatatacaattactaatatgcccttatatattgattggtccagaattgttcgccgcgttctcaaccttttaggtgttctcatttgatcattcccctatatatatatatatatatatatatatatatatatatatatatatatatatatatatatatatatatatataggagtaagatcaaatgagaacacctaaaatgtTGAGAACTTGAGAACAGATCTGggtcatttaaatatttaaatctaAGGTTATTATTAAACGGGCGatttatgaaaaattataaaactacgggcattaaagtgtaacttttaaaTTGCCAGAAGGGCATAATAGGAAATGCAAATTTACATATTTCCTAGAATTTCTCACCCTCTTTCCTCTTTCCGTTCATAATCCTGTATCTTTGTCTCCCTCgctctctctctagggtttcaaaATAAACGCCTCTCTCAATGAATTTGGTTCCCTTTTCTTCCCTCTCTTCCCATCGATCGATCCACTGCCGTCTTACCCCAACTTCAGGTTTGAATCCACGTATCAAATCAACGACATTGGATTCTAGTTCCACAACAATCATCGACGATCCGACATCGGCTTCCGCTTCAGAAGAAGAAAGTCCAGCAAAAATCGACGCTAGGGTTAGGGTAAAGGTGTCGTTGATGTCCCTCTTCAGATTCAGGTATCTCGTTCTGTCGATCCAATTATGTAAAGTTGTTGGAAGTCAAAATTGATGGCCAAAGCAACATTTAATTTCCATTGCCATTGCAGGCTACATTGCTTTTATTCCTTCCCCATTGGATACGCTTCCTCCCTTTCTCCCTATTTCTATAAAAATTGTATCCACCATCGATTGTGAAAAGCATGTTGCAGGTTTCATATTTGAATCTGGGTTTCATTGTAAACAGCCAAGGCATCAGTTCTTTATGTTATTTCGTTCAAGACATCAGTTTATATTATTGTATCTTATTCGATCGAATATATTCCAGATTGAGTTTGTGATTTTCAGATGCTTTTTATAATCGACTTTCTTGATCGATTTATTATGATTATGCTCTTTTTCATGACTTCTCGCACTTAATTGTTCTTAATTTCAATTTTTATCTTTGATTCACAATATTTTAGTTATTCACTCACACATCGTTCAATTGGTTAGCCATCgtatttgtttcttggattgtgaATTGACTTTACATTTCATTTGATCAATATTTTTATAGTTTCCTTCAATCAGATTACGAACACCATTTGCTGCTATCCAACCAAATTACGAACACCATGTTTGTTTATTGGGTCAAAAGACAAGACATATAAATTTGTTCATTGATCTATTCATCAATGAATAAGTAAAATGGGCTTAAGACGTTATGCTCTTTTTTTAACCAACACCTTATTCATTTATGAACATTGAATATCATAGTCTGGCTTATTATATTACATTATTTTTTTCACTAATGTCTTATTCGTTTATAAATATTGGGTTTTTATGTTGATACAAATACAATAGCTTGATCAGACAAAAATATACACATAGAAACAATGCTATGGAAAAGGGAAGTCAGGTGACACAAAAGATTAAGACGGTATGAGAAAAATCATCGCCGAACTACCACGCCTCTGTGACCCATCGGAGATCCACAACGAATCAATCTCTTTAACCGAGGAAGCCAAAGCCGATACCATATTAGAAATTCTTTGTCTCTTAGGAGTGTTTTCTATTCATTTATGACTAAATGTGTATTCATTAGTGATTAAATGTGTATTTAAATGTATCCATAAGATTAAATGCATATTCATTAATGATTGAAGCAATTCATATTTAGATGTTTTTATTTATGTGATGTTTCTTTAATtgtgttttattcatttatgaatataaattaattcatTTATTCATTCAAGATTATTATTGGCTTtatttatgactataaatatatatttattcatgCATGATTACTAATATTCGGATAAAATGATTAATAGGTCAGTATATTTGATGTGGTTGGTAAAAAAAACTTAAAGCAAAATAAAtaacgtttttttttaaattatgctAAAAAcgttttttaaaatcattttatttattttgttaattaaaaaaagattATATAAGTTCCTAATATTTAGGTAAAAAATTTATTAACCATATTAAATCCCATGATTttaggaattaattaattattcataAATTATCCATAATTAATTATATTGTAAAATTCCTTTTATGCCATTATATGATGATTGGTTCAcaactgttctcgcgttctcaaccttttaggtgactcatttgatcctttccctatatatatatatatatatatatatatatatatatatatatatatatatatatatatatatatatatatatatatatatatatatatatatatacagggaCGGTCCTAGCTAGGTGTCCGGTGTGACACCGACAACATCTAGTTTTTGCGCACGTAGTAGAAAAATTtttgtccttttttttttttaatttttacctATTATGCCACTACGTAAAAAAATCGTGCAACTACTAAAAAATTTTTGAGCAACTAcgtaaaaaaaattatcattctATCGGGAATTACCAactgaaaaaataataataatgagccCAATGTTTTAATCaattattgtctaataactcaatTGCCCAAAGCCCCAAATAAAAcattaattggataacttagcaaTTGAGCTAATTGCTTGTAAGAAAATAGTCCAATCCTAATTAATTGACTAAATGTATTATCACTacaaaaaaggaaatttttttttaaaaaaataacgaCTACAGAATCGATTAGTCGACTTCGTCCTTGGCTCGTGACCTTTTGTTCGGTTGTCGCACTTCGCACAATCCTTCATCGGTTCCTGACTTCCAATCCTTCCATTGTTTGATCGATCAATAATCGGGTGAAGCATGTAACAAAATCGACTTCCTTCAATTTCTACTTTCTTGGTTAACAAAATTGACTTCAAATCCCTAGAATGAAGCAAGTAAGTTTTTACCAATTCATTTAGGTATTTGAAATTGATATGCTTTTTTTTGAAGTTATTGATTGGCTTGGGtgaaattgatttgttttattgAAGTTATATTGTTTTCTTAGGTTATATTGTTATGTTTTAttgaatttattgtttgattaggtgaaatTGCTATGTTTTAttgaatttattgtttgattaggtgaaagCAACTTGTTTTATTGAAGTCATTGATTAATTAGGTgtaattgttatgtttttataggtTAAACTaagtgggttttttttttttaacaaaagacAAAGACCTAATCCTAATGAAAGTTGTGAAGAATGTTCCCAAATATCAATCACCAATCAATCAATCCCTTCCGTTTCTAATTCTAATGCAACTCCACAGACACCAATCACCAATCAATCAATCCTTTCGGTTTCTAATGCAACTCCACAACACCATGCTCTCACCAACCTAATGATAATGTTGACTTGAAAGATCTTCCAAAGGACTCGGCAGACAGGCCAAAGATTACAAGTTACAAATCAAATATAAGAGATGATGTAAGAAAAGCGTATTTGCTTCAAGGACCTTGTCAAGTAAGGGCACAtaagtttccaaaaaaaaataggTGATAGATTTAGAAGATTCGTTCCTTCATGGTTTGATAACTTTGATTGGTTGGAATATAGTGTGAAAAAGAATAGTGCATATTGTTTATATCGTTATGTGTGTGGAGACCTCATGGGACAAAAAGGAGGGAGAGATGCA
The genomic region above belongs to Lactuca sativa cultivar Salinas chromosome 4, Lsat_Salinas_v11, whole genome shotgun sequence and contains:
- the LOC111898297 gene encoding inositol-tetrakisphosphate 1-kinase 5; translated protein: MSEFETEGNLFHVGYALPARKINAFMVPSFIDFARERGIDFISIDVSKPLTDQAPFDCILHKVYGDEWNLNLQNFSVHNPNATIIDPLSAIQRLHNRISMLEPVSQLNIPQLKIPNQILVQDSESLKNVETTSGLNFPVIAKPLLADGTTKAHDMSLVFNHDGLMKEIKLEPPMVLQQFVNHGGTIFKVYVADDYVKCVKRSSLPDLSKDTIEKIASDSGGAISFSRISGAVIADGRSDNNSGEELKMPATEFLVEVAKGLRKALGLHLFNFDMIRDGEGDGYLVIDINYFPGYEKLPSYETVMVDFFLNIKKLQELKKTTKKENDDRIDETEV